The Bradyrhizobium guangxiense genomic sequence GAAGAGGATCGATCGCCGGGTCAAGCCCGGCCTGATGAAAGCGACCGGACGCGACACATGGCCCATCACCACCTGCATTCCAGCCCCAGGACCTGCCATTGGGGCTTCTTCGAAGCCGCGCTCAAGCCGGTCCTCACCATCGCCAGCGGCGATGAGGTGACGGTCGATACCATCAGCGGCGGACCGGACATGCTGCCCGACCGCGACAAGTTTCACATTCCGCCTGAGATGTACGAGGTTCATGCCAACAACGAGCGCATGCTGCCCGGCCACATCCTCACCGGGCCGATCGCGGTCGAAGGCGCCTCGCCCGGCGACGTGCTCGCGGTCGAGATCCTCGACGTCCAGCTTCGGCAGGATTGGGGCTGGAACATGATCAAGCCGCTGTCCGGCACGCTGCCCGATGATTTCCACGAGACCCGCATCCTGAACATCCCGCTCGACCGGACACGGATGGTCGGCCGCATGCCGTGGGGCCTCGACCTGCCGCTCAAGCCGTTCTTCGGCGTGATGGGCGTGTCGCCGCCGCCCAGCTGGGGCCGAATCTCCTCGCTGATCCCGCGCGCGATGGGCGGCAATCTCGACAACAAGGAGCTGGGTGCCGGTGCGACGCTCTATTTGCCGGTGTTCGTGCCGGGCGCGATGTTCTCCTGCGGCGACGGCCACGGCGTGCAAGGTGACGGCGAGGTCTGCGTCACCGCGATCGAGACCGCGCTGCAGGGCCGCTTCCGCCTGACGCTGCGCAAGGACCTCAAGTTCGGCTATCCCCGCGCCGAAACGCCGACCCATTACATCACGATGGCGATGGACCCCGATCTCGACCAGTGCGTCGTGCGCGCGCTGCGGGACATGATCGCGCTGCTCGGCGAGACCCGAAATCTGTCGCGCGAAGATGCCTACACGCTGTGCAGCCTGGCCGCCGATCTCAGGGTGACCCAGACCGTCAACGGCGCCAAAGGCATCCATTGCATGATCGAAAAGGCGATCGTGCACGGCTAAGCCGGGCCACCTCTTCCTGACCTGTTGAAGTCCCGCGCCGCCCGGTTTGCCGCGCGGCGCGCTGAGTCGTGGGTGATTTCGCGTGCGATTCCAACATGCTGAGCGTCACACACAACTCGCATTTGACTTCCGCCCCTGAACCTAAATAGAGTCTTAATCGTTACTTTTATGTACCCGAGTAAGAGGCTAGCGTTCGGCCATGGCCACCGAAAAAGCCGAGACTGACCGCATTCCCGTAACCTTGGCGCTCTCGACCATCACCTACCTGGAGAAGCTGGTGAGACAGGGCACCCACGGCACCAGCGTTCCCGGCGTCGCACGGACCTTGATCGAGGAAGGCATCCGTCTCGCCATCAAGGACGGGCTTTTGTCGATTCGCGACAATGGCAGGACGTGAGCGCGCGCCGAACGTGAGGCGGACGGATCTCGGGAGGCGGATGGCCGACATCTGCAACCTGGGACCGTTTACAAATGCCTGTTCTCTCACCCACCTGGACCGACGAACGAATTGAACTTCTGAAGCAGCACTTCGAGGCCGGCCTCTCCTGCCGCGAGATCGCCGCCGACATCGGCGTCAGCCGCAACGCGGTGATCGGCAAGCTGTCCCGTCTCAATCTGACGCGTGGCCGGATCAACGAGGATCGCAAGGTTCAGGACAGAGGCTTTGCGCGGGCGCGAAGGGCGGTGCCGCGGCTGCAATACGAGATGCTCGCGACGATCTACGGCGACACCGACGCCCCCGCGGCCGCAGGTCCCATCGACGATGCCAATCGCTGCTCGTTGCTGGAGCTGGCGGAGAACCGCTGCCGCTGGCCGATCTCGACGCCCGGCGCCGAGGATTTCTGCTTCTGCGGCAACTCCGCGCCCGACGGTCAGCCCTATTGCGCCGGCCACAGCCGCCTCGCCTACCGGCCGACCGCGCGCGCCCGTGTGCTGCGCGGCTGAAACCCGCACATGAAAAACCTCCGGCGGGGCATCGCCGGAGGTTCCTGGAGGCTTAGCGTGAAGCTAAGAGCCGCAACTTTCGTATTTGGCTGAGAGCTATATAGCTTAGTAACTCAGGTAAGTAAATTAATCTGAGGCGTTTGAATCGCATGGCTCGTCTTCGTCCGATGCAACGGGCATTCGGTGATCCGAAAACCCGACAAAAAAGCCCCGGCGGTGTCCCGCCGGGGCTTGCGTCGAATCGAAGGATTTCGAGGCCTTACCAGTTGCGCTGGGCGCGCAGCAGCAGGCTGTAGGTGTCCTGATCCTTCAGCTCATAGGTCGCCGCCGGCTTGGCGACGCCCGTCAGCGCTCCGGTCGTGATCGCGCCCGAATACTTCTGATCGAGGTGGCTGTAGGTGAAGTCAGCCGAGAAGGTCAGGTTCTTCACCGGCGTCCAGCGGGTGATGACGCCGACCTGGCCGATGTTGAAGTCCGGGTTGCAGGTGCCGGTCAGGGTGGCGAACGCGGCGCTGCCGCAGATCAGGCCCTTCGCGGTGCCGCTGTAGTTGACCGCAGCCCACGCGCCGTAGAGCGCCGTGTTCCAGTACGGGCTCCAATTGTGGGTGTAGGCACCGCGGAAGCCGTAGGTCTTGGTCAGCTCGAGCTGGCCGCCCGGACCGAACACCGCGTCGGACACGCCGGCGAAGCCGATGCTCTGATACGCGGCGTTCGAGCTGCCGAACATCGAGTAGCTGGTCGCAGCCAGCTCCTGGAAGTTGTAGCGGCTCCCGCCCTCGGTGTAGACGCCCGAGATGTTGATCACGTCGCCTGCGCCGGTCGGGATGTTCTTGATGCCCAAGGCGAGCTGAACGGCCCAGCCCCACTTGTCCTCGGGATGACCGGTGGCTTCGGTCGCACCGTAATAGGCGACATGGTTGTCGTGTGCGGCGACCGACGCCTGGAACAGGCCCCAGGCCTGGTCGACGCGAACCATAGCAACGAGATCGGGCGAGCGGGTGCCGCCGAGGTCGTTGGAGCCATAGGCGCCGCCGAGCACGCCGGTGGTGGACATGCCGGCCGTGTTCCAGATGTTGGTCTGGAATACCTGGGTCTGATCCTGCGCCGAGAACGAAGCCGTCACGCCCTGGCCGAAATCGGCGGTGTAGGTGAACTGGGTCACGCCGTTGGTGGAGCCGCTGCCGCCGACGAGCTGGTCGAAATTGTTGCCGGGATAGTTGATCCAGGGCGCGTCGAACTGCGACACGGCCTTACCCATGGTGAAGCCGGCGAACTGGATGAAGGCGTAGTAGACGCCGAGCGCGCCGCCCGAGAGGTTGCCGTCGGTGCCGTTGATGTTGCCGCCGCTCGAGCCGGTGAGGCCGGTGCCGGCCGCGTTGAGGCCGATCGTGCCGCTGTACTGGGTCGCACCCGTCCCCGAGCCGGTCCCGCCATAGCTGCCGGTCGTCCAGGTGAAGACCGCATCGAAATAGGTGCGGACCACGCCGTACTCGGTCGCGGTGCGCGTATCGATGTTGAGGTCTTCACGCGCGCGCATCGAGTAGTAGTTGGTCAGACGGTTGTTGGCCGCGAACACGCCGTTGTACTGGGCGCTGTAATTGCCGCCGGCATTGAGCGCCACTTCGGCACGCAGATAGCCGCCGAGCTTGATGCAGGTGTCGCTGCCCGGGATGTAGTAGAAGCCCGCGCCGTAGAGCGTGCAGATCTTGACATACTCGACCGCTTTGGCCTTGACCGGAAGATCGGCCGCCTGGGCTCCACCGACGGCGATCAGACCCGCCGCAGTGCCGAGCAAAAGGCTCTTCACCACTTTCATTAAAACCTCCAAGTTGCTCCTTTACGGAGACCGGACCGTGAGGCCCCCCAAGATCTCCGTCTCTCAAATCCGCTCGGCCGCTTTCGGACACTCCGGCTTTCGACGCCGAGAACGTGAGCGAACCACCTGCAACGGGACGATCGAGTACCCCCCACCGTCGCCGAGCACTATGCCTGCGTCGTTCCGTAATCAAAATAGTTTATTAGATCAGCTTTTCGGTTTTGCTAAACCTGTGCCCCGCGCGCAACACCGGGGACCGGCCAATCGCTGAGCTGATCATCTTTGTAGTTTTCGTGACAAAATTATCCTGCTCTGCACTTGCGTCAGAGCAGGCTTGCGTGGACTATGACCTGCCACGAACATCGGCCCGAACAATCGGTTCACTGGAGAGTGACGCTGTGTCCGCGACGAGGAAAGAAGGGGCGCGCCTGCGCTCGATCGGCAATCTGGATATCATCAGGCGCTTCACCTGGGAGATATCGTCGATCAACATGTATCTGGAGGAGCTGCGTCAGTTCTGGGCGAAGACGCTAGGCATCAGTGGCCCGCAATGGCTGATCCTGATGG encodes the following:
- a CDS encoding acetamidase/formamidase family protein — protein: MAHHHLHSSPRTCHWGFFEAALKPVLTIASGDEVTVDTISGGPDMLPDRDKFHIPPEMYEVHANNERMLPGHILTGPIAVEGASPGDVLAVEILDVQLRQDWGWNMIKPLSGTLPDDFHETRILNIPLDRTRMVGRMPWGLDLPLKPFFGVMGVSPPPSWGRISSLIPRAMGGNLDNKELGAGATLYLPVFVPGAMFSCGDGHGVQGDGEVCVTAIETALQGRFRLTLRKDLKFGYPRAETPTHYITMAMDPDLDQCVVRALRDMIALLGETRNLSREDAYTLCSLAADLRVTQTVNGAKGIHCMIEKAIVHG
- a CDS encoding GcrA family cell cycle regulator — translated: MPVLSPTWTDERIELLKQHFEAGLSCREIAADIGVSRNAVIGKLSRLNLTRGRINEDRKVQDRGFARARRAVPRLQYEMLATIYGDTDAPAAAGPIDDANRCSLLELAENRCRWPISTPGAEDFCFCGNSAPDGQPYCAGHSRLAYRPTARARVLRG
- a CDS encoding porin encodes the protein MKVVKSLLLGTAAGLIAVGGAQAADLPVKAKAVEYVKICTLYGAGFYYIPGSDTCIKLGGYLRAEVALNAGGNYSAQYNGVFAANNRLTNYYSMRAREDLNIDTRTATEYGVVRTYFDAVFTWTTGSYGGTGSGTGATQYSGTIGLNAAGTGLTGSSGGNINGTDGNLSGGALGVYYAFIQFAGFTMGKAVSQFDAPWINYPGNNFDQLVGGSGSTNGVTQFTYTADFGQGVTASFSAQDQTQVFQTNIWNTAGMSTTGVLGGAYGSNDLGGTRSPDLVAMVRVDQAWGLFQASVAAHDNHVAYYGATEATGHPEDKWGWAVQLALGIKNIPTGAGDVINISGVYTEGGSRYNFQELAATSYSMFGSSNAAYQSIGFAGVSDAVFGPGGQLELTKTYGFRGAYTHNWSPYWNTALYGAWAAVNYSGTAKGLICGSAAFATLTGTCNPDFNIGQVGVITRWTPVKNLTFSADFTYSHLDQKYSGAITTGALTGVAKPAATYELKDQDTYSLLLRAQRNW